A genomic stretch from Chitinophaga agri includes:
- a CDS encoding SusC/RagA family TonB-linked outer membrane protein, which produces MKKKGQSSNKKKDFIIKAMRLTFLSMTILLTTSLMLSANAGRGQELSKRISVNIRKGSLEKALKQMETQLNLNFAYDQQMVQRYQTDEHNFQDQRLDGVLTLLFDEKDLSFREVNGVIVINAVRKERIVKQAQGKIQGKVVDEQGAPLPGATIKIVGGTQHAISDADGNFSVSLEPGVYTLEVSFISFKAQRVQNIVVKTDAPAMLTVRMKADMGSLGEVVVVGYGTQKRSEVTSAVSTVKADNFNKGGIRSTMELIQGKVPGLNITKTQGNNPNAGASIQLRGVTSLSGTTAPLIVIDGIPGGNLDLLQPDDIESFSILKDGSAAAIYGTRGNAGVILITTRKGTAGDPRYEYNNYFQRDYTDKKPDFLSAEQFRQKISAGIISPTSDLGGSTNMYNELINKNNLSQYHNLSASGGSEKSNYRASLYYNDFQGIAQQNGRKQAGGRLNINQKGLNNKLTMQVNMVANFNKANLLGGDAGFFEQAVAWNPTAPIHKADGSFYEINEYFNPAGRLANRLNQRDQQTFAGDARFSLAITKDLSASVFGSYQRDNFNDRYYRSMYDFEQRPGTSWQGMGYASKGNELNWTKTLDPTLNYEHNWGVHSLSAIAGYSYQYSTRETFSANNNGFTTDAFLDWNLGAGSATNNTALPRPGMGSFKEDNILIAFFGRLNYSYKNKYYAQVIMRREGSSRFGANNKWGNFPAASLGWTITEEPFMDDISFVDNLKLRVGYGVTGNQGIPNYRSLITLGTGGVYPQNGIYLQTYGASRNPNPNLRWEKKLEWNFGLDYTILNNRIRGSIDVYSRETRDLLYNYAAQQPAFVRDGLYTNVGTIKNHGIEILISGTPVNGKDFQWNVDLTANSQFNKLSKLSNQQFKATYLTFADIPNPGAMGPAIRLEEGGAVGNFYGKRFAGFTEDGKWLFYKADGTKARASEINENDRTIIGNGVPKYNVGLNQTFRYKNFDLTMLFRGKFGFDILNLQEIFFGNKKYLPNNIFNSAFDRHAQLNDDPQYSDYYIEKGDFVKLDNLTLGYNVKVTSPYVRNVRVFVSGRNLLTFTGYKGLDPELEDTGFTTGVDTRGFYPRTRSWTIGLNVGF; this is translated from the coding sequence ATGAAAAAAAAGGGACAGTCCAGTAATAAGAAGAAAGATTTTATCATCAAAGCTATGAGATTAACATTTCTTTCCATGACTATTCTGCTTACTACTTCCCTGATGCTTTCTGCCAATGCCGGGAGAGGTCAGGAACTGAGTAAGAGAATTTCAGTGAACATCCGAAAAGGATCACTGGAAAAAGCGTTAAAGCAAATGGAAACACAGTTGAACCTGAACTTTGCCTATGATCAGCAAATGGTTCAGCGTTATCAGACTGACGAACACAATTTCCAGGATCAGCGCCTGGATGGTGTGCTCACACTATTATTTGACGAGAAAGACCTTTCCTTCCGTGAAGTGAATGGTGTGATCGTGATCAATGCAGTCAGAAAAGAACGTATTGTAAAACAGGCACAGGGCAAAATTCAGGGTAAGGTAGTAGATGAACAGGGTGCCCCACTGCCCGGTGCCACGATTAAGATAGTTGGCGGTACGCAACACGCCATCAGTGATGCGGACGGTAACTTCTCCGTGTCCCTCGAACCTGGTGTATATACACTTGAAGTAAGCTTTATCTCATTTAAAGCGCAGCGTGTACAGAACATCGTCGTAAAAACCGATGCTCCTGCTATGTTAACCGTTCGTATGAAAGCAGATATGGGATCCCTGGGTGAAGTGGTCGTAGTAGGTTACGGTACCCAGAAACGTAGTGAAGTCACCTCCGCTGTGTCTACTGTAAAAGCAGACAACTTTAACAAAGGGGGTATCAGGTCTACCATGGAACTGATCCAGGGCAAGGTACCTGGTCTGAACATCACCAAAACACAGGGAAATAACCCGAATGCGGGTGCTTCTATCCAGCTGAGAGGTGTTACCTCACTGAGTGGTACAACTGCGCCCCTGATCGTTATTGATGGTATTCCGGGCGGTAATCTTGATCTGTTGCAGCCAGATGATATCGAGTCATTCAGTATACTGAAAGACGGTTCTGCTGCGGCTATCTATGGTACCAGAGGTAACGCAGGTGTTATCCTCATCACCACCAGGAAAGGTACTGCCGGTGATCCACGCTATGAGTATAACAATTATTTTCAGCGCGACTACACTGACAAAAAGCCCGACTTCCTGTCTGCTGAACAGTTCCGTCAGAAGATCTCAGCAGGTATTATCTCTCCCACATCAGACCTGGGTGGATCTACCAACATGTACAATGAACTGATCAATAAGAATAACCTGAGCCAGTACCATAACCTGTCTGCTTCCGGTGGTAGCGAGAAGTCCAACTACAGGGCCTCTCTTTACTACAACGATTTTCAGGGTATTGCTCAGCAGAATGGCAGAAAACAGGCCGGTGGCAGATTGAACATCAACCAGAAGGGACTGAATAACAAACTGACCATGCAGGTCAACATGGTGGCCAATTTTAACAAGGCGAACCTCCTGGGTGGCGATGCCGGTTTCTTTGAACAGGCGGTGGCCTGGAATCCGACTGCGCCGATCCACAAAGCTGATGGCTCCTTCTATGAGATCAATGAATATTTTAATCCTGCCGGCCGCCTGGCTAATCGCCTGAATCAGCGCGACCAGCAGACTTTCGCAGGTGATGCAAGATTCTCGCTCGCGATCACAAAAGACCTGTCTGCATCCGTATTCGGTTCCTATCAGCGTGATAACTTCAATGATCGCTACTACCGTTCCATGTATGACTTTGAACAGCGTCCGGGTACTTCCTGGCAGGGTATGGGTTATGCCAGCAAGGGTAATGAGCTGAACTGGACAAAGACGCTCGACCCGACCCTCAACTATGAGCATAACTGGGGCGTACATTCACTGTCTGCTATCGCAGGATATAGTTATCAGTACAGTACCAGGGAAACTTTCAGTGCCAATAATAATGGTTTCACTACTGATGCATTCCTGGACTGGAACCTCGGCGCTGGTAGTGCCACCAATAACACGGCATTACCCCGTCCCGGCATGGGCAGCTTCAAGGAAGATAACATCCTGATCGCATTCTTTGGTCGTCTTAACTATTCCTATAAGAATAAATACTACGCACAGGTCATTATGCGTAGAGAAGGTTCTTCCCGCTTTGGGGCCAATAATAAGTGGGGTAACTTCCCCGCTGCATCCCTGGGCTGGACTATCACAGAAGAACCTTTCATGGATGATATATCCTTTGTTGATAACCTCAAGCTGCGTGTGGGGTATGGTGTAACGGGTAACCAGGGTATTCCGAATTACCGTTCCCTGATCACGCTGGGTACCGGTGGCGTCTATCCGCAGAATGGTATCTACCTGCAGACTTACGGCGCTTCCCGTAACCCTAATCCCAACCTGCGCTGGGAAAAGAAACTGGAATGGAACTTTGGTCTCGACTATACTATCCTCAATAACCGTATCAGAGGTTCCATCGATGTTTACTCCCGTGAAACCCGCGACCTGCTCTATAACTACGCAGCACAACAGCCGGCCTTCGTCCGTGACGGATTGTATACCAACGTTGGTACTATCAAAAACCATGGTATCGAAATCCTGATCAGCGGTACGCCGGTGAATGGAAAAGACTTCCAATGGAATGTGGACCTGACGGCTAACTCCCAGTTCAACAAACTCTCTAAACTGTCTAATCAGCAGTTTAAAGCTACCTACCTGACCTTTGCTGATATCCCTAATCCCGGTGCGATGGGCCCTGCTATCCGCCTGGAAGAAGGTGGTGCGGTAGGTAACTTCTATGGTAAACGTTTTGCCGGATTTACAGAAGATGGTAAATGGTTGTTCTACAAAGCAGATGGCACCAAAGCACGCGCTTCTGAGATCAATGAGAACGACAGGACCATCATCGGTAACGGTGTGCCTAAATATAATGTGGGTCTGAACCAGACCTTCCGCTATAAGAACTTCGATCTGACCATGCTGTTCAGAGGTAAGTTCGGTTTTGATATACTGAACCTGCAGGAGATCTTCTTTGGTAACAAAAAATACCTGCCTAATAACATTTTCAACAGCGCCTTCGATAGACATGCGCAGCTGAACGACGATCCTCAGTACTCTGATTACTACATCGAGAAAGGCGACTTCGTGAAACTGGATAACCTTACACTCGGCTACAACGTGAAGGTGACATCTCCTTATGTGCGTAATGTAAGAGTGTTCGTGTCCGGCCGTAACCTGCTGACCTTTACCGGTTATAAAGGTCTGGACCCGGAACTGGAAGATACCGGCTTCACTACCGGTGTAGACACAAGAGGTTTCTATCCGAGAACACGTTCCTGGACGATCGGTCTGAACGTTGGATTCTAA